AACTACTCAAAACAGTGTTCAACCAAACTCTAGATCATGTAATATCTCGGTTAGCATAAGAGCAGATGTGACGTTCTAATATAAAAACAAAATACACAATATCTATCCATTTATCACATAGCAGATTAAACAACAATCTCGTCATGCACCTGAAACGATATCAATATGTTAATAATCGTAATAAAGCATACACTTCAAAATACGTCAAAGTCGCTGGTTCAAAATAGTTGTCATTTAATTGTTGAAAAATCATACATTCTGATGTATTCAAGAGATAATATTAACAGACTGTTCTTGTATGGTCTCGACCTGTTCAACTCGTAATGAATCCACTTTTGTTTTCTTCCTTGGTTACCCTGCTCTGTTGCACACAAACAACCTATGTGACAAATCTCCACTTTGTTTATGTTTAGCCGTTGATTTTCTTACAGTAAAACCAGCTTTTTCCACATACCTTTCATACATAACTAAGAGCACTGGAGTGGTGACCATAGGCGGATCCAATTCATTAGGACCGGGGGCAGCCGCCCCCGGTGGATTTgaaatttttagtgtaaaaattttgaatttttcgactttgccctcggtgaattttttttttgcctCAAAATTTACATATTTTGTCCCAAAtcattcaaattttgcccaaaattctccaaattttgccccaaaacctttaaattttacccacaaaccttcaaattttgcccaaaaaccttcatattttgcccaaaaaccttcatattttgcccaaaaaatttggtacagttttaattttttttttttttgcccccggcgAAATAAAATCCAGGATCCGCCACTGGTGGTGACCCAGGTCACTTGGGGTATGCCAgtttttatgtttattattattttactgattttaaatataacataaattaatataatcataaaaattaatataaatagaaattactttattaaaaataaaaatcacacattacattaaataattaaaaattacaattCCTTAAAAAAAACAAACATTGTACATCCTAAAACAACACAATTCCTAAACTATTTCTCAATTATGCCATAGATGCAAAACAAGAGTATGTCGAAGATACTCATGCTCGTCTTTgtcacgtagctcttttgtcttctCAGCATATAAATCACACTTTTCGTACCAAGTTGATCCTTGTAGGTTGTTGACCGGAAAGTAGTAAGATCTATTTTCAGCGATGTTAAAATCATTATCTTCAATTATCATGTTGTGCAATATGCAGCAAGCATACATGATTCTTTTGATTGCATTGACGCTATATGCCCTAGCAGGTTGTCTTAAAATACCCCAACGGCCTTGCAAACTTCCAAATGTCCTCTCAACTTCTTTACGAGCTGCAGATTGTTTCTTTGTAAAGCATGTCCTTTTTGGATCAACAACACTTGAGAATCCCTTAACGAAAGAAATCCACAAGGGTAAATCCCATCGGCAAGATAGTAGCCTCGATCAAAATCAACGTCTCCAATTTCGTATGGAATTTAAGGAGCCGTGTCAGCTAGTAAACTATCAAACAATGGAGATGCATTAAGGACATTCAAGTCATTGTTCGAACCTGCCATTCCATGCCAAATCCAATTGTCATACGATGCAACGGCTTCCAACATGATTGTCGGGTAACCGTGATCGCCTCGTGTGTATTGCCCTTTCCATGCATTTAGACATTTTCCCCAAGCCCAAAGCATACAATCAATGCTTCCAAGCATTCCAAGAAAGCCGTGAAGTTCTTCATGTTTACGATACAACCAACGTATATCGTCCACAGTTGGTTCTCTCATGTACACATTAGAATACAAATCTATAATACATCTTGTAAATTTTTTCAAAGACTCACTGATATTCTTTCCGAAATTTGTAAATATTCGTCAAATAGATCCGGTGAATCACTGTATGCTAATTGACGAATGGCATACGTGACTTTTAAATGAGTAGATACTCCGGGAACACCACATGCATCGGGACATTGTTGAAAATAAGTAAACCACTTTGGTGCATCAGGAGTAGTAGAGTAAGAAAGTATACCTTCAATTATTTGTTCAAGAAGACTTTGTGACATTCGATAACGCCGTCCGAAATTCAGGGGGATACTTCGAATCTTGAACAAAGTAATCTTTCATCAAACGATTGTGCGACTCTACACGATCACGATAAATGTAGCGACGTCTTCGTCTTGATCCAGCTAGTGAGCTTTCAGCCTCATTTTGTGCCTCACACTCTCTAGGAATTAGCACGTCATTTCGATAAACAAAAATAGTTTGCATTGCGCTCATCACACTTTCTTCGTCGGAACTACTCATTTTCAAAAGAAATAAATTGAATTTGATGAAAGAATGTGGATTTGGTTGTGTGAAATGAGTTGTATATATAGAAGATTAAAAAAAATTACGATAAAAAAAAAAGCCgttgtatatatattaaacatttgtttattattttttttattttaatcaaACGCAGCCTCAAAACATGTCTCATGGGCGACTGACTTGCTTGGAACGGGGCTAAGCGACGAAGCAGGGGTGGCCGACGCTGTCACATGCTCGGCGACGGGGTGAGACACGCACCACTCCCCTTGCTCTAATGCTTCCTCAATAGAATCAAAACATTGATCCTATAACCGGTACGTATATCAACGGAACTTCATGTATGAAGTATCTGCTACCATTTGACGTAAAGAATGGAACATTGAACTCGATGCACCTAATAACAGATTTTATAACATATCAATCATTTCACATAATTGATCTGTGTTTAAATATCAGTTGATACCCAACAAAATTTTTAATAGTAACATGATTCGTGTAGAACATATCTGTAACAAAATGAGTGAATTTACACACACAAAATTTGATTTTGAAAAAATCTGTAAAAGTAGTAAATATCAAGTGAACTAATAAAACGAATTATATTATGGTTTTATAAAATGGAGTGACATGTTTCTGATAATTTTATCGTTTCATATCATGGAGTGTCCACCAATAACAAACACATTATGATTGAACTTAACCGAATGCATATGATAATTTCAAAATCTCGTAAAATACCATTTACCTTCAATTCGAAGATGGCTCGGATGTTCATGAATAACATTATCTGCTTCCAATTCCCGACTGTTAATAATCCTTGATTCGTTTGATTAGAT
This window of the Rutidosis leptorrhynchoides isolate AG116_Rl617_1_P2 chromosome 7, CSIRO_AGI_Rlap_v1, whole genome shotgun sequence genome carries:
- the LOC139860059 gene encoding uncharacterized protein → MREPTVDDIRWLYRKHEELHGFLGMLGSIDCMLWAWGKCLNAWKGQYTRGDHGYPTIMLEAVASYDNWIWHGMAGSNNDLNVLNASPLFDSLLADTGFSSVVDPKRTCFTKKQSAARKEVERTFGSLQGRWGILRQPARAYSVNAIKRIMYACCILHNMIIEDNDFNIAENRSYYFPVNNLQGSTWYEKCDLYAEKTKELRDKDEHEYLRHTLVLHLWHN